One Setaria viridis chromosome 5, Setaria_viridis_v4.0, whole genome shotgun sequence genomic region harbors:
- the LOC117854833 gene encoding uncharacterized protein codes for MDAPGELQCVGRLEVAAPPPARYLRVGSLPVPTDSSASLPALLPSPSPTGAPRYQMLPLETDLNTLPMIPNIPEKVFPNDAKNTEGLRYDGGLVNQNLSRKCEALAVSGLAEYDGQIDVIAPADILKQIFKIPYSKAQVSIAVNRIGKTLILNTGPDVDEGEKIFRRQNNQPKGSDPSIFLNFAMHSVRAEACDCPPSHQPSQEKQTASAVLRGPFDCREGSFDSPPSSSFSTSPYLDQNNSKSRKAPQCTHESLYLGARKNKQKAKGSDPIKKTTRVGEKNSCEVQESEKSKKVGNNGFRKVCFWEFDNFHMLLGSDLLIFSNEKYVAVSLHLWDVSRQVTPLNWLEAWLDNVMASVPELAICYHENGVVQGYELLKNDDIFLLKGVSDDGTPAFHPQVVQQNGLAVLRFLRDNCKQDPGAYWLYKGAEEDVIQLYDLSILPEKHTAGDHRSPCGPMSSFIKKGRKDSLFSLGKLLYRVAHRMSLSKVPSNKAKCAQFFRKCLDFLTEQDHLVVRACAHEQFARLILKCYEELELTSESFMIESEVTLTDLDDDSPELRLENLPSKQNVLPENGKNEPAALDNMLGCSPLASSGTTDSSVEPSHVDDGSSSSVTKDLSVDSLVMCQTGISNTIADAISSKFAAIHHISQAIKSLRWNRQLQNTQDGCNDSADTIWERPVDFSSCRCGDVDCIEVCDIREWLPKSKMDHKLWKLVLLLGESYLALGEAYKNDGQLQRTLKVVELACLVYGSMPGHLDGDEFISSMSNSSLGREDACLKTKLVLDEAGYCKSTKCFSYEVSSQRLSPNYLFWAKAWMLVGDVYAEYHRLNGHQAKVVHKQKSHDEVRMSNEVALEVKRLKRKLGKDKQNCGTCSLINCSCQSDRASSGSSASSSSPEASTIYGRKKNKKTLGRNHQSQYKENGEKPTTREAMQGSEKKQHCVKDTCIENNSVSNDDVDRYNHARENQSGNVDGVPEKSHTSVPTVRDGGIFKFLGGPKPGDIEYNLSSAIHCYGAAKGALFAYPVHSAETSIVLKKRGWAFNELGRCRLESRNLGSAEIAFADAIRAFQDVHDHTNVILINCNLGHGRRALAEECVSRIDEFQKYDLPEGTYMQSFKSAKSEYFQAINYYSAAKRQLKYVNTEVDKVLFHEVYTQYAHTYLRLGMLLARESFLTDSYEGGLIDDSSNIAVLEISAGDAFREALSTYESLGEHRKQEAAFGHFQLACYQRDLCLRSLDLVDKEVKQKNEDKYRQKSKWYGSRAEKNWLKALEFYGPKTHPTMFLNILMAQSALTINISNSFHSTSMLETALGHLLEGRHVVEANEDYSNDVDLDIKPKFWSQLQSLLKRMLAASLPCVAQSSTSNREAAKLKEMYRLSLKSSSLGQLHALHKLWVS; via the exons ATGGACGCGCCGGGAGAACTGCAGTGCGTGGGCCGGCTCGaggtcgccgcgccgccgccggcgcgctaCCTCCGCGTGGGCTCCCTTCCCGTGCCTACCgactcctccgcctccctcccagCCCTCCtgccgtccccgtcccc GACTGGAGCTCCAAGGTATCAAATGCTGCCACTGGAGACTGATCTCAATACTCTCCCTATGATTCCAAACATCCCAGAGAAGGTTTTTCCCAATGACGCAAAGAATACTGAAG GATTACGGTATGACGGTGGACTTGTCAACCAGAACTTATCGAGGAAGTGCGAAGCACTAGCTGTGTCAGGTTTAGCAGAATATGATGGTCAAATAGATGTGATTGCCCCAGCTGATATTCTGAAGCAGATTTTCAAAATACCATACTCCAAGGCACAAGTATCCATTGCTGTGAACCGTATAGGAAAAACACTAATCCTGAACACAGG GCCTGATGTTGATGAAGGTGAAAAGATATTCAGAAGACAAAATAACCAGCCTAAAGGATCTGATCCAtcaatttttctgaatttcgcgATGCACTCTGTGCGAGCAGAAGCTTGTGACTGCCCTCCAAGTCATCAGCCTTCACAGGAGAAGCAAACTGCATCCGCAGTCTTACGTGGACCCTTTGACTGCAGGGAGGGTTCTTTTGATTCTCCACCATCATCTAGTTTTAGCACATCACCGTATCTAGATCAGAATAATAGTAAAAGTAGAAAAGCTCCGCAATGTACGCATGAAAGTCTGTACTTAGGAGCAAGGAAAAATAAGCAAAAAGCCAAAGGATCTGATCCTATCAAAAAAACCACTCGTGTTGGTGAAAAAAACAGCTGTGAGGTGCAAGAGTCTGAGAAGAGCAAGAAAGTGGGAAACAATGGATTTCGGAAGGTTTGCTTTTGGGAATTCGACAATTTCCATATGCTTTTGGGTAGTGACTTGCTTATATTTAGCAATGAGAAATATGTTGCAGTCAGCTTGCACCTATGGGATGTTTCTAGACAG GTTACTCCACTGAACTGGCTTGAAGCTTGGCTTGACAATGTAATGGCAAGTGTTCCAGAATTGGCCATATGTTATCATGAGAATGGTGTTGTTCAAGGTTATGAGCTTTTAAAGAATGATGATATATTTCTACTGAAGGGTGTCTCAGATGATGGCACGCCTGCATTTCATCCACAGGTTGTCCAGCAAAATGGCCTCGCTGTCCTGAGGTTCCTTCGGGATAACTGTAAGCAAGACCCTGGTGCATATTGG CTGTACAAAGGTGCTGAAGAAGATGTCATACAGTTATATGATCTGTCTATCTTACCTGAAAAACATACAGCTGGTGATCATAGATCTCCATGTGGTCCTATGTCATCCTTTATAAAAAAGGGGAGAAAGGATTCATTGTTCTCTCTGGGTAAACTCCTTTACCGTGTTGCTCACAGGATGTCCTTGTCAAAG GTGCCTAGTAACAAAGCAAAATGTGCACAATTCTTCAGAAAATGTTTGGATTTTCTCACTGAGCAGGATCACCTG GTTGTCCGGGCATGTGCTCATGAACAATTTGCAAGGCTCATCCTGAAATGCTATGAGGAGTTGGAATTGACATCTGAATCATTTATGATTGAATCTGAAGTTACCCTTACTGATCTGGATGATGATTCTCCAGAGTTGAGACTCGAGAATTTACCATCAAAACAAAATGTTCTGCCAGAGAATGGCAAGAATGAGCCAGCAGCGTTAGACAATATGTTGGGATGCTCACCGTTGGCGTCTTCTGGTACAACAGATAGTTCAGTGGAACCAAGCCATGTTGATGATGGTTCTTCATCTTCAGTTACAAAAGATCTTTCTGTGGATAGCTTGGTAATGTGTCAGACCGGTATATCAAATACAATTGCTGATGCAATCTCCTCTAAGTTCGCTGCCATACACCATATATCTCAAGCTATCAAATCCCTTAGATGGAATCGACAACTGCAGAACACTCAGGATGGTTGCAACGATAGCGCAGATACCATTTGGGAGAGGCCAGTTGACTTCTCTTCTTGCCGATGCGGTgatgttgattgtattgaagtCTGTGACATCAGGGAGTGGCTGCCAAAATCGAAAATGGATCATAAGTTGTGGAAACTTGTCCTCTTGCTTGGGGAATCTTATTTGGCACTTGGAGAGGCATACAAGAATGATGGTCAGCTTCAGCGCACCCTTAAAGTTGTTGAATTAGCTTGTTTGGTTTATGGGTCTATGCCTGGACATCTTGATGGTGATGAGTTCATCTCATCCATGTCCAACAGTTCATTGGGTCGGGAAGATGCTTGTCTAAAAACCAAACTTGTACTGGATGAGGCAGGCTATTGCAAAAGCACCAAATGCTTCAGCTATGAAGTTTCTTCCCAACGGTTGTCACCAAATTATTTATTTTGGGCAAAGGCATGGATGCTTGTTGGTGATGTCTATGCAGAATATCACAGATTGAATGGTCATCAAGCAAAGGTGGTACACAAACAAAAGTCTCATGATGAAGTTAGAATGTCAAATGAAGTAGCATTGGAGGTCAAACGTCTTAAGAGAAAACTGGGAAAGGATAAGCAGAATTGTGGCACATGCTCTTTGATAAACTGTAGCTGCCAAAGTGACAGGGCAAGTAGTGGCAGCAGTGCAAGCAGCAGTAGTCCTGAAGCCTCCACCATCTATGgtcgaaagaaaaataaaaaaacacttGGTAGGAACCACCAATCACAATATAAAGAAAACGGGGAGAAACCCACTACACGGGAAGCAATGCAAGGTTCTGAAAAGAAGCAGCATTGTGTGAAAGATACTTGTATTGAAAACAACTCAGTATCAAATGATGATGTGGATCGTTACAATCATGCCAGGGAAAATCAGTCTGGAAATGTCGATGGTGTTCCTGAAAAATCTCACACAAGTGTTCCCACTGTGAGGGATGGTGGTATCTTCAAGTTCCTAGGTGGTCCCAAACCAGGAGATATTGAGTACAACTTGTCTTCTGCTATTCACTGTTACGGTGCAGCCAAGGGAGCATTGTTCGCATATCCTGTGCATTCAGCAGAAACTTCCATTGTTCTTAAGAAAAGAGGCTGGGCATTTAATGAACTGGGCCGTTGTAGACTTGAAAGTAGAAATCTGGGTAGTGCTGAGATTGCTTTTGCAGATGCTATTAGAGCATTTCAAGATGTCCATGATCACACAAATGTTATATTGATCAACTGTAACTTAGGTCATGGTAGGAGAGCTTTAGCAGAGGAATGTGTGTCCAGGATTGATGAATTTCAGAAGTATGATCTTCCTGAAGGCACATATATGCAATCCTTTAAGTCAGCCAAGTCAGAATATTTTCAAGCAATAAACTACTATTCAGCAGCTAAGAGGCAACTGAAGTATGTCAATACTGAAGTCGATAAAGTACTGTTCCATGAGGTTTATACACAGTATGCACATACCTACCTGAGACTTGGAATGCTTTTGGCAAGGGAGAGCTTCTTAACCGACAGTTATGAAGGTGGACTCATTGATGACTCATCTAACATAGCAGTTCTAGAGATTTCAGCGGGTGATGCTTTTCGGGAGGCTTTGTCTACTTATGAATCCCTTGGTGAACATCGCAAACAGGAAGCTGCTTTTGGTCATTTTCAGCTCGCTTGTTATCAGAGGGATCTGTGCTTAAGATCTCTGGATTTAGTTGACAAGGAGGTTAAACAAAAAAATGAGGATAAATATCGTCAGAAAAGTAAGTGGTATGGTTCCCGAGCGGAGAAGAACTGGCTGAAGGCTTTAGAATTTTATGGTCCGAAGACACATCCTACTATGTTTCTTAACATCCTTATGGCGCAGTCTGCTCTTACTATTAACATATCAAATTCTTTCCACTCAACTTCG ATGCTTGAAACCGCGCTGGGTCACTTGTTGGAAGGCCGGCACGTGGTCGAAGCAAATGAAGACTACTCCAACGATGTGGATCTGGACATAAAGCCGAAGTTCTGGAGCCAGCTGCAGAGCCTGCTGAAGAGGATGCTGGCGGCATCGCTGCCTTGTGTTGCCCAGTCCAGCACTAGCAACAGAGAAGCTGCTAAGCTGAAAGAGATGTACCGTCTGTCGCTCAAATCTTCCTCTCTGGGCCAACTGCATGCGTTGCACAAGCTTTGGGTCTCTTAA
- the LOC117856852 gene encoding protein PSK SIMULATOR 1 isoform X2, which translates to MGGLCSKGSAVDKSPSDTTLGPGRVVDHHDRLVVKEEKKAVVGEAAAKRMQEEQHQQQQLPVSVSQTAVPGGSADASLPPWDGVPQLARLPSQKSGIGVTAKVSEVSSILGRASTAGLGKAVDVLDTLGSSMTNLNISGFGSSTTTKGNKISILAFEVANTIVKGCNLMRALSKDSIKHLKETVLHSEGVQNLISKDMDELLKIAAADKREELKVFSTEVVRFGNRCKDPQWHNLDRYFDKLASERTPQHHLKEEAESVMQQLVICVQFTAELYHEMHALDRFEQDYQRKHQEEDGSSVVQRGDNLHILKQEVKSQRKHVKSLRKKSLWSKNLEEVMGKLVDIVHFLHLEIHNAFGRSDNEESQEPTKRRNRLGPAGLALHYANIISQIDTLVSRSSSIPPNTRDALYQSLPPTIKSSLRSKLHSFGVKEELTVSQIKAEMEKTLRWLVPIATNTTKAHHGFGWVGEWANAGSDVNCKPTGQMDLTRIETLYHADKDKTEAYILELVLWLHHLISQSKTANGERSPIKSPVRSPTQRGASITLSPNKTSSNSSPLLTQEDQDMLRDVKYRKFIPGISKSQEFDTKARLNKQSRLSKSNSHSPSSGNRKELLSIRRLLPVIDFEIDRTKALDVIDRVDNLRVQ; encoded by the exons ATGGGGGGCCTTTGCTCCAAGGGCTCGGCGGTGGACAAGTCGCCCAGCGATACCACTCTCGGCCCCGGCAGGGTGGTTGACCACCATGACCGTCTGGTGgtgaaggaggagaagaaggctgTGGTGGGGGAGGCCGCTGCCAAGAGGATGCAAGAAGAGcaacatcagcagcagcagctgcctgTATCGGTGTCGCAAACTGCAGTGCCTGGAGGTTCTGCTGATGCCTCCTTACCACCATGGGATGGGGTGCCACAGCTGGCGCGATTACCATCACAGAAGTCAGGGATAGGGGTTACGGCTAAG GTGTCAGAAGTAAGCTCAATTCTAGGTAGAGCTAGTACTGCTGGCCTTGGGAAAGCAGTGGATGTGCTAGACACACTTGGCAGTAGCATGACAAATTTGAATATAAGTGGTTTTGGATCGAGCACTACAACAAAGGGAAACAAAATATCTATTTTAGCATTTGAGGTTGCCAATACCATAGTCAAAGGTTGCAATTTGATGCGTGCCCTTTCAAAAGATAGCATAAAGCATTTAAAAGAAACTGTGCTTCACTCAGAAGGTGTTCAGAATCTTATATCCAAAGATATGGATGAATTACTCAAGATTGCTGCTGCTGACAAAAG GGAAGAGTTGAAAGTGTTCTCTACAGAAGTTGTTCGCTTTGGAAATCGTTGCAAGGATCCTCAGTGGCACAACTTGGACCGCTACTTTGACAA GCTGGCATCAGAACGGACTCCTCAACATCACTTGAAAGAAGAGGCAGAATCAGTAATGCAGCAATTGGTGATTTGTGTTCAGTTTACAGCT GAATTATATCACGAAATGCATGCCTTGGATAGATTTGAACAAGATTATCAGCGAAaacatcaagaagaagatggttCGAGTGTTGTACAAAGAG GTGATAACTTGCATATATTAAAGCAGGAAGTGAAAAGCCAACGGAAGCATGTTAAAAGTTTGAGGAAAAAGTCTCTATGGTCTAAAAATTTGGAAGAG GTCATGGGGAAACTTGTGGACATTGTGCACTTCTTACATTTGGAGATCCATAATGCCTTTGGGCGTTCAG ACAATGAAGAATCACAGGAACCTACCAAACGTCGTAATAGATTGGGTCCAGCAGGCCTTGCACTGCATTATGCCAATATCATCAGTCAGATCGATACTCTT GTTTCTCGATCAAGTTCTATTCCTCCAAACACAAGGGATGCGTTATACCAGAGTTTGCCACCTACCATAAAATCATCTCTCCGTTCTAAGCTGCATTCGTTTGGAGTCAAGGAAGAG CTTACCGTTTCTCAAATCAAGGCTGAAATGGAGAAGACCTTGCGGTGGCTTGTCCCTATTGCAACTAACACCACCAA GGCTCACCATGGTTTTGGTTGGGTTGGAGAATGGGCAAATGCTGG GTCAGATGTGAACTGCAAGCCCACGGGGCAGATGGACCTGACCCGGATTGAGACATTGTACCATGCTGACAAGGACAAGACTGAAGCATATATCCTTGAGCTTGTTCTGTGGCTTCATCATCTTATCAGTCAGTCCAAAACTGCTAATGGTGAGAGGTCTCCAATCAAGTCTCCTGTCCGGTCTCCTACGCAAAGGGGGGCCTCAATCACATTGTCACCAAACAAAACTAGCAGCAATTCGTCACCTCTCCTGACGCAAGAAGATCAAGATATGCTAAGGGATGTCAAGTACAGAAAATTCATCCCTGGTATAAGCAAAAGCCAGGAGTTTGACACTAAGGCGAGGCTTAACAAGCAAAGCAGGTTAAGCAAAAGTAACAGTCATTCACCAAGCAGCGGCAACAGGAAAGAGTTGCTATCAATCAGGAGGCTGCTTCCTGTGATCGACTTTGAGATCGACCGGACAAAAGCCCTTGATGTGATCGATAGAGTTGACAATTTAAGGGTACAATGA
- the LOC117854834 gene encoding probable magnesium transporter NIPA7: MSPIASGAAGGDLFAANLTGSLLAVASSAFIGVSFIVKKKGLRRAGAAGIRAGVGGYGYLLEPLWWVGMVTMLVGEIANFIAYMFAPAVLVTPLGALSIIVSAVLAHFTLNEKLHRVGVLGCGLCIVGSTMIILHAPQERTPSSVEQIWHLATQPSFLCYAAIAVGVSLFLMLYCAPRYGQTNIIVYVGICSVIGSLTVMSIKAVGIAIKLTIEGINQAGYFQTWVFAVVSATCIVIQLVYLNKALDTFNTAVVSPIYYAMFTTLTILASAIMFKDWSGQRASNIASEICGFLTVLAGTVVLHSTREPDQTSSADLYAPLPPKIYWHIQGNGDIGKQREDDSLTCEFITVVRQDYFV; this comes from the exons ATGAGCCCCATCGCGTCCGGCGCCGCGGGCGGTGACCTCTTCGCCGCCAACCTCACGGGctcgctcctcgccgtcgcctcctcggCGTTCATCGGCGTCAGCTTCATCGTCAAGAAGAAGGGCCTccgacgcgccggcgccgccggcatcCGAGCAG GTGTCGGAGGGTATGGCTACCTCTTGGAGCCACTCTGGTGGGTCGGGATGGTAACCA TGCTTGTTGGGGAGATCGCCAATTTCATCGCTTACATGTTTGCACCTGCAGTCCTCGTCACGCCATTGGGCGCACTCAGTATTATTGTCAG TGCTGTTCTAGCCCATTTCACACTGAATGAGAAGTTGCATCGGGTGGGTGTGCTGGGCTGTGGTCTCTGCATTGTTGGGTCGACTATGATCATCCTACATGCTCCCCAGGAGAGGACCCCTAGTTCCGTGGAGCAGATTTGGCACCTGGCCACACAGCCTT CCTTCCTTTGCTATGCTGCCATAGCAGTGGGAGTTTCTCTGTTCCTCATGCTGTACTGTGCTCCGCGGTATGGACAAACAAACATAATTGTTTATGTTGGAATTTGCTCGGTGATTGGATCCTTGACG GTAATGAGCATAAAGGCTGTGGGCATTGCCATTAAGCTTACAATTGAAGGCATAAACCAGGCTGGCTATTTCCAGACATGGGTGTTTGCAGTGGTTTCAGCAACATGTATAGTTATTCAATTAGTTTATCTGAATAAG GCACTGGATACTTTCAATACAGCAGTTGTCTCTCCCATCTACTATGCCATGTTCACAACCCTCACCATTTTAGCAAGTGCTATAATGTTCAAG GATTGGTCTGGGCAGAGAGCAAGCAACATAGCCTCAGAGATTTGTGGATTTCTTACAGTTCTTGCTGGGACTGTTGTGCTTCATTCGACTAGAGAACCTGATCAAACTTCATCAGCAG ACCTGTATGCACCACTCCCGCCAAAAATATATTGGCACATCCAAGGGAATGGCGATATTGGGAAACAAAGAGAGGATGACTCCCTTACATGTGAATTCATCACTGTTGTGCGGCAAGACTACTTTGTGTAG
- the LOC117856852 gene encoding protein PSK SIMULATOR 1 isoform X1: MGGLCSKGSAVDKSPSDTTLGPGRVVDHHDRLVVKEEKKAVVGEAAAKRMQEEQHQQQQLPVSVSQTAVPGGSADASLPPWDGVPQLARLPSQKSGIGVTAKVSEVSSILGRASTAGLGKAVDVLDTLGSSMTNLNISGFGSSTTTKGNKISILAFEVANTIVKGCNLMRALSKDSIKHLKETVLHSEGVQNLISKDMDELLKIAAADKSYLSFVWSNREELKVFSTEVVRFGNRCKDPQWHNLDRYFDKLASERTPQHHLKEEAESVMQQLVICVQFTAELYHEMHALDRFEQDYQRKHQEEDGSSVVQRGDNLHILKQEVKSQRKHVKSLRKKSLWSKNLEEVMGKLVDIVHFLHLEIHNAFGRSDNEESQEPTKRRNRLGPAGLALHYANIISQIDTLVSRSSSIPPNTRDALYQSLPPTIKSSLRSKLHSFGVKEELTVSQIKAEMEKTLRWLVPIATNTTKAHHGFGWVGEWANAGSDVNCKPTGQMDLTRIETLYHADKDKTEAYILELVLWLHHLISQSKTANGERSPIKSPVRSPTQRGASITLSPNKTSSNSSPLLTQEDQDMLRDVKYRKFIPGISKSQEFDTKARLNKQSRLSKSNSHSPSSGNRKELLSIRRLLPVIDFEIDRTKALDVIDRVDNLRVQ, encoded by the exons ATGGGGGGCCTTTGCTCCAAGGGCTCGGCGGTGGACAAGTCGCCCAGCGATACCACTCTCGGCCCCGGCAGGGTGGTTGACCACCATGACCGTCTGGTGgtgaaggaggagaagaaggctgTGGTGGGGGAGGCCGCTGCCAAGAGGATGCAAGAAGAGcaacatcagcagcagcagctgcctgTATCGGTGTCGCAAACTGCAGTGCCTGGAGGTTCTGCTGATGCCTCCTTACCACCATGGGATGGGGTGCCACAGCTGGCGCGATTACCATCACAGAAGTCAGGGATAGGGGTTACGGCTAAG GTGTCAGAAGTAAGCTCAATTCTAGGTAGAGCTAGTACTGCTGGCCTTGGGAAAGCAGTGGATGTGCTAGACACACTTGGCAGTAGCATGACAAATTTGAATATAAGTGGTTTTGGATCGAGCACTACAACAAAGGGAAACAAAATATCTATTTTAGCATTTGAGGTTGCCAATACCATAGTCAAAGGTTGCAATTTGATGCGTGCCCTTTCAAAAGATAGCATAAAGCATTTAAAAGAAACTGTGCTTCACTCAGAAGGTGTTCAGAATCTTATATCCAAAGATATGGATGAATTACTCAAGATTGCTGCTGCTGACAAAAG TTACTTAAGTTTTGTTTGGTCCAATAGGGAAGAGTTGAAAGTGTTCTCTACAGAAGTTGTTCGCTTTGGAAATCGTTGCAAGGATCCTCAGTGGCACAACTTGGACCGCTACTTTGACAA GCTGGCATCAGAACGGACTCCTCAACATCACTTGAAAGAAGAGGCAGAATCAGTAATGCAGCAATTGGTGATTTGTGTTCAGTTTACAGCT GAATTATATCACGAAATGCATGCCTTGGATAGATTTGAACAAGATTATCAGCGAAaacatcaagaagaagatggttCGAGTGTTGTACAAAGAG GTGATAACTTGCATATATTAAAGCAGGAAGTGAAAAGCCAACGGAAGCATGTTAAAAGTTTGAGGAAAAAGTCTCTATGGTCTAAAAATTTGGAAGAG GTCATGGGGAAACTTGTGGACATTGTGCACTTCTTACATTTGGAGATCCATAATGCCTTTGGGCGTTCAG ACAATGAAGAATCACAGGAACCTACCAAACGTCGTAATAGATTGGGTCCAGCAGGCCTTGCACTGCATTATGCCAATATCATCAGTCAGATCGATACTCTT GTTTCTCGATCAAGTTCTATTCCTCCAAACACAAGGGATGCGTTATACCAGAGTTTGCCACCTACCATAAAATCATCTCTCCGTTCTAAGCTGCATTCGTTTGGAGTCAAGGAAGAG CTTACCGTTTCTCAAATCAAGGCTGAAATGGAGAAGACCTTGCGGTGGCTTGTCCCTATTGCAACTAACACCACCAA GGCTCACCATGGTTTTGGTTGGGTTGGAGAATGGGCAAATGCTGG GTCAGATGTGAACTGCAAGCCCACGGGGCAGATGGACCTGACCCGGATTGAGACATTGTACCATGCTGACAAGGACAAGACTGAAGCATATATCCTTGAGCTTGTTCTGTGGCTTCATCATCTTATCAGTCAGTCCAAAACTGCTAATGGTGAGAGGTCTCCAATCAAGTCTCCTGTCCGGTCTCCTACGCAAAGGGGGGCCTCAATCACATTGTCACCAAACAAAACTAGCAGCAATTCGTCACCTCTCCTGACGCAAGAAGATCAAGATATGCTAAGGGATGTCAAGTACAGAAAATTCATCCCTGGTATAAGCAAAAGCCAGGAGTTTGACACTAAGGCGAGGCTTAACAAGCAAAGCAGGTTAAGCAAAAGTAACAGTCATTCACCAAGCAGCGGCAACAGGAAAGAGTTGCTATCAATCAGGAGGCTGCTTCCTGTGATCGACTTTGAGATCGACCGGACAAAAGCCCTTGATGTGATCGATAGAGTTGACAATTTAAGGGTACAATGA